One window of Actinomycetota bacterium genomic DNA carries:
- a CDS encoding O-antigen ligase family protein, with the protein MRKKTETKEENTFAPLVAVLAASLMLLPLVMYPFMADVYALPKATLLSVSTLLLLFLYFRYAVAARGFTVYRSPLDGIVFLYVAAVTVSLLISDQPLLGLVGKYKRYEGLPALFSFAVVYFIAAQTIRDEKSLERLLKVLAVGLIPVVLYGFAQAAGYDFPGVLLFERRAQSSLGNPIVLGTYLVVMLPLLYGLGKNSSQPNWRSLSWLSMPALFVCLLLTESRGALVGLGASMVALFALGRPPAAAHAKKKRRNPAERGGRMRVIYIVVAVLVVLIALFAVLPTDNLGKRAVSTFAFSEGSVATRIEIWKASLAMVADRPLTGFGLEQMGYRFTQFKTDRHSKIAPSAVTDRAHNDFLQTAVDSGLLGLLFYLWMIIAVALSLYRGRRATPYAGALFAALTGYFAQAQTGIPAVFMTPLVWMLLAVAMNLSGRSRAVRVELPAWLGSPASAYVVGAACAVLALASFLPVAADLRIHKGQQAAWESFETVAPERAAPHIESALRLYPYQTAYSRMAAEFYLDYAVYAGNDIFAQRAALIAEQGLALNERDFELTYYAGEASLLSYRFKENPLSLARAQDYFEATEKLWPQVDFIDSRLLEVALLRGDNEKALAKAREMVDEGQEDVRAYYVLLAEARRLDDDEQVTKYLKIIEKMQPGVLERTEGR; encoded by the coding sequence ATGAGGAAGAAGACAGAAACAAAGGAAGAGAATACGTTCGCGCCGCTCGTCGCGGTTCTCGCGGCATCGTTGATGCTTTTGCCGCTCGTTATGTACCCGTTTATGGCGGATGTCTACGCTCTGCCCAAGGCGACCCTTCTATCGGTCTCAACCCTGCTTCTGCTCTTTCTCTATTTTCGATACGCGGTGGCCGCACGGGGGTTCACCGTCTATCGCTCGCCGCTCGACGGCATAGTCTTTCTTTATGTGGCGGCGGTTACCGTTTCACTTTTAATCTCCGACCAGCCGCTCTTGGGGTTGGTCGGCAAATACAAGCGCTATGAAGGTCTTCCCGCGTTGTTTTCGTTTGCGGTCGTCTATTTTATTGCGGCTCAGACCATTCGCGACGAGAAGAGCCTCGAGCGGCTCCTTAAGGTGCTCGCCGTCGGACTGATTCCGGTCGTGCTCTATGGCTTCGCGCAAGCCGCGGGGTATGATTTCCCGGGAGTGCTCCTCTTTGAGAGAAGGGCCCAATCGAGCCTGGGTAATCCGATTGTGCTCGGCACTTATCTCGTAGTCATGCTGCCGCTCTTGTATGGTTTGGGGAAGAATAGCTCTCAGCCGAATTGGCGCTCGCTTTCGTGGTTGTCGATGCCCGCGCTCTTCGTCTGCCTCCTCTTGACCGAGTCGAGGGGTGCCTTGGTCGGCTTGGGCGCAAGCATGGTCGCGCTCTTCGCGCTTGGGCGACCGCCTGCCGCGGCACACGCGAAAAAAAAGCGACGAAACCCCGCCGAGCGGGGCGGGCGCATGCGCGTAATATATATTGTGGTGGCCGTCTTGGTCGTCCTAATCGCGCTCTTTGCCGTTCTCCCAACGGACAATCTAGGAAAGCGCGCTGTCTCCACCTTCGCTTTCTCGGAAGGTTCAGTCGCTACGCGTATCGAGATTTGGAAAGCATCGCTCGCTATGGTCGCCGATCGGCCGCTGACCGGTTTCGGCTTAGAGCAAATGGGCTACCGGTTTACGCAGTTTAAGACCGACCGGCACTCGAAAATCGCGCCGAGCGCGGTCACAGACCGCGCGCACAACGATTTTCTCCAAACCGCGGTCGACTCCGGCCTTCTCGGACTCCTCTTCTACTTGTGGATGATAATAGCGGTTGCGCTGAGCTTATATCGCGGCAGGCGCGCAACACCTTATGCCGGCGCACTCTTTGCGGCGCTCACCGGCTATTTCGCTCAGGCGCAAACCGGGATTCCGGCGGTCTTTATGACGCCTCTCGTCTGGATGCTTTTGGCTGTCGCCATGAACTTGTCGGGGCGCAGTCGGGCAGTGAGGGTCGAGTTGCCGGCGTGGCTTGGGTCGCCTGCGAGTGCCTACGTTGTCGGCGCCGCATGCGCGGTGCTCGCTTTGGCGTCGTTCTTGCCTGTCGCGGCCGACCTGCGCATCCACAAAGGCCAACAAGCGGCCTGGGAGTCCTTTGAGACGGTCGCTCCCGAGAGGGCGGCCCCCCATATCGAGAGCGCCCTGAGGCTATACCCCTATCAGACGGCTTATTCGAGAATGGCCGCTGAGTTTTATCTGGATTATGCCGTTTACGCGGGCAACGACATCTTCGCTCAGCGCGCGGCGCTCATCGCCGAGCAGGGGCTTGCGCTCAACGAGCGTGATTTTGAGTTGACATACTATGCGGGAGAAGCAAGCCTTCTCAGCTATCGCTTCAAGGAGAACCCGCTATCGTTGGCTAGAGCCCAGGATTACTTTGAGGCGACCGAGAAGCTTTGGCCGCAGGTTGATTTTATAGACAGCAGGCTGCTGGAGGTCGCTTTATTGCGGGGCGACAACGAGAAGGCGCTCGCAAAAGCGCGCGAGATGGTCGACGAAGGGCAAGAGGATGTTCGGGCATATTATGTTTTGCTCGCGGAAGCGCGGCGGCTCGATGATGACGAGCAAGTCACGAAGTACCTAAAGATTATCGAGAAAATGCAGCCGGGTGTCTTAGAGCGCACGGAGGGGCGCTAG
- the feoB gene encoding ferrous iron transport protein B, whose protein sequence is MSKEKTAKKELGAVKTTHGGHSHAGSLAINLPEGRKKIVLAGNPNVGKSVFFNYFSGLYVDVSNYPGTTIEISQARYGDDAIVDTPGIYGVSSFNDEEIVARDIILSADMVVNVVDAVHIERDLFLTLQLIDMGLPMVVALNFMDEVEEQSIAIDVDLLSDLLGVPVVPTVAVTKRGLAEVTAALDDAREGNQDPFLHKKLHEMLSRVGSQPEALMVLEGDEHVAARHGIKPAADREIIYVRRRERVNDIVGHVVREKALAETVRQKMGRFVLNPLTGVPFLALVLYGLYQLVAVFVAQTIVGITEEAVMQGYWEPFIRGIVEPIVSESTPLGEILIGEFGVLTMTATYLLGLLLPLVLGFYLALALMEDSGYLPRLATLVDRALNAIGLNGRAVVPLILGFGCVTMATITTRLLGTEREKTIATAILQWAIPCSAQLGVITVLLAAIGGFYILLYIGIVFLTLAIIGTILARVLPGKSAPLLIDLPPLRLPRPDNVTRKAATRTYYFMKEAIPWFAIGALVVSIMKITHALTAWQNAWAPLTTGWLKLPKEASTAFVMGLVRRDFGAAGLFEMSLAPMQTLVALVTITLFVPCIASLMILLKERGLRQAIPIWLGSWVLAFGIGGILAQLLL, encoded by the coding sequence ATGTCCAAGGAAAAAACGGCTAAGAAAGAGCTGGGCGCCGTCAAGACGACTCATGGGGGCCACTCCCATGCCGGCTCCCTCGCTATAAATCTGCCCGAGGGCCGCAAGAAAATAGTCCTTGCGGGCAACCCCAATGTCGGCAAATCGGTCTTTTTCAATTACTTTTCGGGTTTATACGTCGATGTCTCGAACTATCCGGGAACGACAATTGAAATATCGCAGGCGCGCTACGGCGATGACGCCATAGTCGACACCCCGGGAATCTACGGGGTCTCCTCCTTCAACGACGAGGAGATCGTCGCCCGCGATATAATTTTAAGCGCCGACATGGTCGTAAATGTCGTCGACGCGGTCCATATCGAGCGCGACCTCTTCTTGACGCTGCAACTTATCGATATGGGCCTGCCGATGGTGGTCGCCCTTAATTTTATGGACGAAGTCGAGGAACAGAGCATAGCGATCGATGTCGACCTCCTCTCCGACCTCCTGGGAGTGCCTGTCGTTCCGACGGTAGCCGTAACGAAGCGCGGTTTGGCCGAGGTAACGGCCGCGCTGGATGACGCACGCGAAGGCAACCAGGACCCCTTCCTCCACAAAAAGCTGCATGAGATGCTCTCACGCGTCGGCTCGCAGCCGGAGGCGCTGATGGTTCTCGAAGGCGACGAACATGTCGCGGCGCGTCACGGCATAAAACCCGCCGCCGACCGAGAGATAATTTACGTCAGGCGTCGCGAGCGGGTCAACGATATTGTCGGCCATGTCGTAAGAGAGAAGGCGCTCGCGGAGACGGTGCGTCAAAAGATGGGCCGGTTCGTCTTGAACCCGCTTACCGGTGTGCCCTTCCTCGCCCTGGTTCTGTACGGACTCTATCAATTGGTGGCGGTCTTCGTCGCGCAAACCATCGTAGGCATCACCGAAGAGGCCGTCATGCAGGGCTACTGGGAACCGTTTATCCGGGGCATCGTCGAGCCGATTGTCAGCGAGAGCACGCCGTTGGGCGAAATTCTTATCGGTGAGTTTGGCGTGCTGACCATGACCGCCACCTACCTTTTAGGGCTGCTCTTGCCGTTGGTGCTCGGTTTTTACTTGGCTCTGGCGTTGATGGAGGACTCGGGCTACCTGCCGAGGCTGGCGACCTTGGTCGACCGAGCGCTAAACGCAATAGGCTTAAACGGCCGCGCCGTCGTCCCCCTGATCTTGGGTTTCGGCTGTGTGACCATGGCAACGATTACAACGCGGCTGCTGGGAACCGAACGCGAGAAGACTATCGCCACCGCGATATTGCAGTGGGCGATTCCCTGCTCGGCGCAGCTCGGCGTCATCACCGTTCTTTTAGCGGCAATCGGCGGATTTTACATCCTGCTATACATAGGCATCGTCTTTTTGACCTTGGCTATCATCGGAACGATCCTGGCGAGGGTGTTGCCGGGCAAATCGGCTCCGCTCCTCATCGACCTGCCGCCGTTGCGCCTGCCGCGCCCGGATAACGTGACACGAAAGGCCGCGACCCGCACCTACTACTTCATGAAGGAGGCGATTCCATGGTTCGCCATCGGCGCGCTCGTAGTCTCGATAATGAAGATTACCCACGCGCTGACCGCCTGGCAGAACGCATGGGCACCGCTCACGACCGGCTGGCTGAAACTTCCCAAAGAGGCGTCGACCGCCTTTGTCATGGGTCTCGTCAGACGGGACTTCGGAGCGGCGGGTCTCTTCGAGATGAGCCTGGCGCCGATGCAGACGCTCGTAGCGCTCGTAACCATAACGCTATTTGTGCCCTGCATAGCCTCGCTGATGATACTTCTCAAAGAACGGGGCCTTCGGCAAGCGATTCCGATTTGGCTGGGAAGCTGGGTGCTCGCCTTCGGCATAGGCGGCATACTCGCCCAGCTGTTGCTGTAG
- a CDS encoding ferrous iron transport protein A produces the protein MCLDQVKTGEEVVIKEIPDDMAKTQFIRFGIGEGSSVICHTKVPFGPVVLRKNRQEIAIGRELAKTITVERSAHVQGKNG, from the coding sequence ATGTGTCTAGATCAAGTTAAAACCGGCGAAGAGGTAGTGATCAAAGAGATTCCTGACGATATGGCGAAGACGCAGTTCATCCGATTTGGTATCGGTGAAGGCAGCAGCGTCATATGCCACACTAAGGTCCCCTTCGGCCCGGTGGTGTTGAGAAAAAACCGTCAAGAGATCGCGATCGGCCGCGAGTTGGCCAAAACAATCACGGTCGAAAGGAGCGCGCATGTCCAAGGAAAAAACGGCTAA
- a CDS encoding fused MFS/spermidine synthase codes for MTASKAKANMRKSERGDGTGGMGGGNLAAKRKLALVAFAFSGMAALIYEVLWSRELSLIFGSTVYAVSMMLASFMSGLSLGAIIGGRLADKSKNLFAMFGLLEIGIAVFGLLTIPLVQALPTLYFYVYDTLRPSFFVFFIIQLLLSYIIMLIPTTFMGATFPVVAKINTVSLEELGNDVGDAYSVNTIGSIFGSLGAGFLLIPLIGVKATTFVAAGLNLGVALLMIITARSTEGKRWFSMGVMALVLAALFGLFTQQATYAHNFYRIGDFKSYDEYRTFRDGLRPLFFADDVHGRIAVLEEPNGNRFLQNSGKIEGANSDFDKQTTSLLALLPIASAENPKSILIIGLGTGFTSLAALKTPLERVDTVEINESVLQASKLFVGNEIESDARATIYTNDARNFLYTTGKKYDVITSEPSYPLSTHVSHLFTKEFYELVEKHLNEGGAYCQWIPRYMLKDEDTLMMLKTFQMVFPQTYAWGSNIGENEAVDVMLIGLKGERTLDPEAVDKAVRGGMEGAEGFEFAFFGDPAQIAETVKATSIPINIDDRPLLEFRTPRNQVEFFANKERSAFR; via the coding sequence TTGACGGCCAGTAAAGCGAAGGCCAATATGCGTAAAAGCGAGAGAGGCGATGGTACCGGAGGGATGGGCGGCGGAAACCTAGCCGCAAAGCGAAAGCTGGCCCTGGTCGCTTTCGCGTTTTCCGGGATGGCGGCTCTCATCTATGAGGTATTATGGTCGCGGGAGTTGTCGCTTATCTTCGGCTCGACTGTCTACGCGGTATCGATGATGCTCGCCTCATTTATGTCCGGTTTGTCGCTCGGAGCCATTATCGGCGGCAGGTTGGCGGATAAGAGCAAGAATCTCTTCGCTATGTTCGGCCTGCTGGAAATCGGTATCGCGGTCTTCGGCCTGCTTACCATCCCGCTCGTGCAGGCGTTGCCGACCCTGTATTTCTATGTCTACGACACCCTGCGCCCCAGTTTTTTCGTATTCTTCATAATCCAGCTGCTTCTTTCATATATTATCATGCTTATCCCGACGACCTTTATGGGAGCGACCTTTCCGGTCGTCGCGAAGATCAACACGGTCTCACTCGAGGAACTTGGGAATGATGTCGGTGACGCGTATTCGGTCAACACTATCGGCTCTATATTCGGGTCGCTCGGCGCGGGGTTTCTGCTCATCCCGCTCATCGGCGTAAAAGCGACGACGTTCGTAGCAGCGGGCCTAAACCTCGGCGTGGCTTTACTCATGATCATCACCGCAAGGTCGACCGAGGGCAAGCGGTGGTTTTCTATGGGGGTGATGGCGCTGGTTCTCGCCGCCCTCTTCGGGCTTTTTACCCAGCAAGCCACCTACGCGCATAATTTTTATCGTATCGGTGATTTTAAATCATACGATGAGTATCGCACCTTCAGAGACGGCTTGCGTCCGCTGTTTTTTGCGGACGACGTCCACGGGCGCATCGCTGTGCTCGAAGAGCCAAACGGCAACCGCTTTCTCCAGAATTCAGGGAAAATAGAAGGGGCAAACAGTGACTTCGACAAGCAGACGACCTCGCTGCTGGCGCTACTGCCTATCGCCAGCGCTGAGAACCCCAAGTCTATACTGATAATAGGGCTGGGCACCGGGTTTACATCGCTCGCCGCCCTTAAGACCCCTCTGGAGCGCGTCGACACCGTAGAGATTAACGAATCGGTCCTGCAGGCGTCGAAGCTTTTTGTGGGTAATGAGATAGAGTCCGACGCGCGCGCGACCATATATACAAACGACGCGCGCAACTTTCTATACACCACCGGTAAGAAGTATGACGTGATAACCTCGGAGCCGAGCTACCCGCTCTCGACGCATGTCTCACACCTTTTCACCAAGGAGTTTTACGAACTCGTCGAGAAGCACCTCAATGAGGGCGGGGCATACTGCCAGTGGATACCGAGGTATATGCTCAAAGACGAAGACACCCTGATGATGCTCAAGACATTTCAGATGGTCTTTCCTCAAACATATGCCTGGGGCTCGAACATAGGCGAGAATGAGGCGGTCGATGTTATGCTTATAGGCCTGAAAGGAGAGCGTACGCTCGATCCGGAGGCGGTCGATAAAGCGGTTCGCGGCGGCATGGAGGGCGCGGAAGGATTCGAGTTTGCGTTTTTCGGGGACCCCGCGCAGATTGCCGAGACCGTCAAAGCGACATCGATTCCCATTAACATCGACGACCGGCCGCTCCTGGAGTTTAGGACCCCGCGCAACCAGGTGGAGTTCTTTGCCAATAAGGAGAGGAGCGCGTTTAGGTAG
- a CDS encoding transcriptional repressor, which produces MRPETQQFMKFIETKGLLFTTERKSVAEEVFSSHDHLDAEEVLKKLKSAGSKASRATVYRTLDLLVESGLVEKIDLGEGRSAYEHTAGHPHHDHLVCTVCGEVWEFEEPLIEQLQEWACEKAGFKAIGHSLNIYGWCAKCKLAVKA; this is translated from the coding sequence ATGAGGCCTGAAACGCAGCAGTTTATGAAGTTTATAGAGACAAAAGGGCTGCTCTTTACGACGGAGCGCAAATCGGTTGCCGAAGAGGTCTTCTCTAGCCACGACCACCTCGACGCCGAGGAAGTGCTCAAGAAACTGAAGAGCGCCGGGAGCAAAGCATCCCGCGCAACGGTCTACCGCACCCTCGACCTTCTGGTCGAGAGCGGCCTGGTGGAAAAGATAGACCTCGGCGAGGGTCGCTCCGCATACGAGCATACGGCGGGCCATCCCCACCACGACCATCTCGTCTGCACGGTCTGCGGCGAGGTGTGGGAGTTCGAGGAGCCGCTCATCGAGCAGCTTCAAGAGTGGGCGTGTGAAAAAGCGGGCTTCAAGGCAATCGGGCACAGCCTGAACATCTATGGCTGGTGCGCCAAGTGTAAGCTTGCAGTTAAAGCATAG
- a CDS encoding diguanylate cyclase gives MGKNDTMNIAIIGAGNEGFYLVSALNECQSANIVGFCGRGGDRLNAALVSELNIPVFERLEELPSIGDVDIIIDVGPSDEGLSDSLETLGDVEVVRGRGADIMRVLAEKSRGHHESVESIFASAVELAAKKESKSIYRAIVEGAIELTGCATGSLLIFDERREICRLADAVGYAKDLEDYTSWEIEPGGITELLLDKENPLYIADAAQEPRFDNPVMNEGTMSVIATALREGETVIGLLFVGDFVNRAFSDNQFRVFYAYAAQAAMALQKALLLEKNEKLTTTDALTGLNNSRHFFELLDSEIRRAKRYGGYFSVLMMDIDNLALINDAMGHAKGDWAIKRVAEIINSCSRLTDYKARYGGDEFALVLPSTSCPQASVLANRIRRQVNDVFISGNQDEMRLSISVGIAEFPCLGTDADSLVAAVNTALTVCKRRGRNLVCCYEDSGEPASMS, from the coding sequence ATGGGCAAAAACGACACTATGAACATCGCAATCATCGGCGCCGGCAATGAAGGTTTCTATCTCGTATCCGCGCTTAACGAATGCCAATCCGCGAACATCGTGGGTTTCTGTGGGCGAGGCGGCGACCGACTCAACGCCGCGCTCGTATCCGAACTCAACATCCCCGTCTTCGAAAGACTTGAGGAACTGCCGTCCATCGGCGATGTCGATATCATAATCGACGTCGGCCCTAGCGACGAAGGACTGTCGGACAGCCTGGAAACGCTCGGCGATGTCGAGGTTGTCCGGGGCCGAGGCGCCGACATCATGCGCGTCCTGGCGGAGAAGAGCCGCGGACACCATGAGAGCGTAGAGAGCATCTTCGCGTCGGCGGTCGAGCTTGCCGCGAAAAAAGAGAGCAAGAGCATCTATCGCGCCATCGTCGAGGGCGCGATAGAACTTACCGGGTGCGCGACGGGGAGCCTTCTCATTTTCGACGAGCGGCGCGAGATTTGCCGGCTCGCGGACGCCGTAGGCTACGCCAAAGACCTCGAAGACTATACGAGCTGGGAGATCGAGCCGGGCGGAATAACCGAACTCCTGCTCGATAAGGAAAACCCGCTATATATCGCGGACGCCGCCCAAGAGCCGCGCTTCGACAATCCCGTCATGAACGAGGGGACGATGTCGGTTATCGCCACCGCGCTTCGCGAGGGCGAGACGGTTATCGGTCTCCTGTTCGTCGGTGATTTTGTAAACCGCGCGTTTTCCGATAATCAATTCCGGGTGTTCTACGCATACGCCGCGCAAGCCGCGATGGCCCTTCAGAAAGCGCTCCTGCTCGAGAAAAACGAGAAGCTGACGACGACCGATGCGCTCACCGGGCTCAACAACAGCCGACACTTCTTTGAGCTACTCGACTCGGAGATCAGAAGAGCGAAGCGCTACGGCGGCTACTTCTCCGTTCTCATGATGGACATAGACAACCTCGCGCTAATCAACGATGCCATGGGGCACGCTAAGGGCGATTGGGCCATCAAGCGGGTTGCCGAGATAATCAATTCCTGCTCACGCTTGACCGACTACAAGGCCCGCTATGGGGGTGACGAGTTTGCGCTCGTCTTGCCGAGCACCAGTTGCCCGCAGGCTTCGGTACTTGCCAACCGTATCAGAAGACAGGTCAACGATGTCTTTATCTCGGGCAACCAAGACGAGATGCGCCTCTCGATAAGCGTGGGTATCGCGGAGTTCCCCTGTCTCGGAACTGACGCCGACAGCCTGGTAGCCGCTGTAAACACGGCGCTGACCGTGTGTAAGCGGCGGGGCCGCAACCTCGTCTGCTGTTATGAAGATTCGGGTGAGCCGGCAAGCATGTCCTAG